Part of the Olsenella profusa DSM 13989 genome, CTGGTACCGGATGCCCGTAGTGCCTTTGATGGGCCGGCCGAGGCCCAGCTGGCCTCGGCCGTGTGCGATGGCGGGCGCGGGGACATGCTGCTGCTTGCGGCAGCATCCGCCTCTGACCTGAATGCTATACAGGCGCATCAGTGGGGTCAGCGCCTGATGTTCCGCAATGGCGTGATATGGCTTGGGACGGGGCTGGCAAGCGCCTATGCGCTTCAGGTGGTCACACCGGCCTCTCAGCTGAGGGAGAACATGGGCGAGGGTGGGGGTTGCTACATACGCGACGCCCAGGCGAGGCCGTCGAAGTTCGTGGCCGTCTCCGATGATGATTGGGGCCCATAGGAGGGGACATACCGGCGAGAACGCCACACGGGGCAGGGGCGTGAGGCGATAGAGGGAAACGAGTGGAATGGAGACTTGTATGGCGGATGGAACGATCGCCCAAAATGGGCAGGCACAGCAGCACGCGCAGGCAATGAAGTCATCCTGGTCGGCGCCCACGGTGGATAGCGTGGGCGATGACAACACGCAGGCCGAGGCGGGGGTCACCTCCACGGCGCAGCAGGTCTTCTCCATTGCCGGCAAGGCGTTCGAGGGGCTCTCGGCGGATGCGGACAATCTGGAGGCCGCCGGCAACGCGATCAGCCAAGCCGACCAGAACAGTGCGGAGAACTTCTGATGGAAGGGAGCTACGAGAGGGAGGTGGACGCGCTGCGCGGCGATCTGCGTCGCATCGATGCAGAGATGGATGCCGCGCATGCCGGGATTGTTGCGATGCGGGCGAGGCATGAGGACGAGGACGCATCGATCGCCCGGCGTGGCTTGCTCATAGAGGAGATGGGTGCGAGGATACCCTGCGACCCATGGTTCAGGATGTCGCACGCCTGCCTTGAGGAGCTGCACCGCGATGCGTGCGTGAAGCTCGAGCGAGCCCATGAGGCGGAAGCCGAGAGGGGGCGCGCAAGGATCTCCCTACTTGACGCCCGCTACGACGGGATAGCCGCTCGCATGAGAGCGCTTGTGAACGATACCACCCATACGCAAGACTGAGGAGACTGACGTGGGAATCGAGATTAGGCCGAACGCCGTCATGGGACAGATAGACGGCAAGGACAAGGGCATAGGCGACCTGTGCGAGGAGGCCAAGTCGCGTGTCGAGGCCATTAACGGACTCGTTGGGGACGACGGACTCTCGGGGGCCGGGTATGCGGCGGCCAAGAAGCGCTTTGCGGCATACGCGTCGGTGCTGACGGCGCTGAGCACGGCCGCCGCACGAGTCTCGCAGATCGACACGCAGGTCTCCGGGGCGCTCTCGGGCTTCTTCGGGGGCGTGGACAAGGTGAGCGAGGACGAGTGGAAGCAGAAGCAGGACGCCGCGAACTCCGCCATCGAAAAGCTCGACTCCGACCACAGCCAGGCCGCGAGCTCCGACGAGGGATGCTCTGACGAGCAGGAGGCCTCCTACAAGTCGGACAGGGCCGAGCAGGAGCAGGCCGCCAGCGAGGCGGGCGCGATGCTCTCGCGCATCTACCAGTACTGCGAGCAGACGAACGGCATCTATGGGGACGTCGACCTCTCCGACCTCATCGACACGGCCCAGAAAGCCATGGGAGCGATCTCGGCCGCAGGCTGGAACTCCGAGACCAACAGCTGGGGCGAGCTCGATGACAGTACGTTTGCCGACCTTGACAAGAAGACGGCCAAGGTTGCCGAGACCATCGCCAACAGCGCGTCCGATGGGCAGCAGGGCAGCGACGAGAACACGGAGTATGGCGGCGACCCCGTGAGCCTTGTCAACGGGAACTTCACGTGGGCGAGAGGGTACTTCCTCTACGGTGGCAGGCCCGCGCTTACGCTCACCTACAACTCCCTTAGACGCGAGGCAGGCGCGCTGGGGCCCGGCTGGCGCCACAGCCTGGAGGCGTCACTCGAGGATGGGCCGGACGGCATCACCGTCACCTGGGGGGATGGCTCGACCGAGAGGTTCGTCGCCATCTCCGAGGGGGTCTGGTCCGAGTCGCGCGGCCGGGACGAGTACATGTCCCGCTTCGGCAAGGGGTGGAGGCTCGAGGACCGTCGTGGGGAGCAGTGGTACTTCGACGAGCATGGTGGGCTCGGTTCCATCGTCGACGCGTTCGGGAGGGCGACGACGCTCGAGCGAGATCCTGAGGGGAGGGTCCGTCGGGCCATCGTGCGCGAGCTGACCCTGTCGTTCTCGTATGGTGACGAAGGCAGGCTCGAGTCCGTCTCCGATGACACGGGACGCTCCGTCTCCCTCTCCTACGACGCGGGCGGCATGCTTGCGGGCATCGTGGACGAGACCGGAGCAGCGATCGCCTTCTCCAACGAGGGGGATCTGCTGGCGGAGCTCCGCGACGAGGAGGGACGCCTCATCTGCTCGAACGCCTATGACCAGGACGGGCGGGTGCTCTCCCAGCTGCTGCCGGGGGGCGAGGTCTCCTACCGCTGGGACGGGGACACCGTCGAGGTCACCGAGCGCGACGGCTCGGTGACGCTCCATCGCAGCGACTCCGCGGGACGCAGTACGCTCAGCGTCAACGAGCTCGGCCTCGCAAGGGCGCGCTCCTACGACGCGCGCGACTACCTGACGGGGCTGAGGGCGCCCAGCGGGGCGTCCTGGTCGTGGTCGCGCGACCGCTCCGGCAGGGCGACCTCCCTGCGCGACCCCACCGGCCGCGAGGCCCGTACGATGTGGGACGACGGCATGCTTCCGAGGAGCGTCGAGGTGGACGGGAACGTGACCCTCCGCTCCACGTCCGATGAACGGGGACTGCCCGTGCAGGTCTCCGATGGCTCGGGATCGACGATGGGGCTGCGGTGGGACGCCATGCGCAGGCTCGTGCGCGTCACGTTCGCCGACGGCTCGTCGCAGTCGTGGGACTACGCCGGCTCCTCGAGGCTGCCCGCGCGCTTCGTGGACGAAGGGGGGCACGTCACCCGATACGAGTGGGATGCCTGGGGCAACCTGGCGTCCGTGACGAGACCCAATGGTTCGACGGAGCGCTGGCGGTGGGACGCCCGCTGCCGTCTCATGGCGCACGAACCTCTGGGCGGGGGGACCGAGACGTGGGAGCGCGACGCCTCCGGCAGGGCGGTCGCGCACACGGACGCCCTCGGGCAGAGGACGTGCGCGCGACGCGACGCCGCGGGCAGGGTCAGTTCCGAGACGGAACCGGACGGCTCCGAGGTGCGGTGGGAGTACGGCCCCCGCGGGGAGCTCCTCTCCCTCACCTGGCCGGACGGGGGTAAGACGAGCTTCGGCTACGACGCGGCGATGCGCCTCGCCGCCCTCACGCTGCCAAGTGGCGAGAGGACGGGGCTGAGCCTCGATGCTGACGACAACATCGTCGGCATCGAGGGGCCTGCCGGCACGAACGCCTACACATGGGACGCGGCGGGACGACTCACCTCGGCCCAGGGGCCCCGCGATGGGGAGGAGCGCTCGTATGACGCGCAGGGCAGGCTCTCCGAGAGGAGGTTCGCGGACGGCTCGAGCGTCCGGTACGAGTACGACGCGGCAGGGCGCCAGGCGCGCCTCATCGTGAATGATGACTACACTATCGACTTTGCGTACGACGGGCGCGGCAGGCTCGTCTCCCGGGAGGACTCGCTCGGGCGCGGGTACCGCTGGCGGCTGGACGCGGCGGGCAACAGGGTGTCCGAGGACGGCATCGACGGCGAGCTGCGCTTCTCCTATGGGACGGACGGCACGTTCTCGGCCGTCACGGACGCGGCGGGCAACAGGACGGCGAGCGTCCTGGACCCCGCGGGCGAGGCCGCCGAGGTGCTGAGGCCCGGCAATGCGGGCCCCGCCAGGTACGTGCGCGACTCCCTCGGGCGCATCACGTCGATCGAGGACCCCACGGGGCGCGTGTCCCGCTTCGAGTACGACGCGGCGGGCAACGTCTGTCGCAGGGACGACGGCGGCGTCGTGCACGAGTGGGCGTACGACGCCATGGGGCGCGCGGTGGCCGACCGTGGCCCCGCCGGGGAGCACCGCTACGCCTACGATGGGGCGGGCAACCTCGTGGAGGCCGCCGACGGGAGCGGCACCTCGCGCATCGAGGTCGATGCCGCCGGGCGGCCCACGGCCGTGAGGCACCCGGACGGTGTGCACCTCGGGTGGGCGTACGATGAGCGCGGCAACAGGGCCTTGCTCGACGTGGATGGCACGGAGATTCGCTACCACCACGACGGCCTCGGTCGCCTCGCGCGCGTGGAGGCCGGCGGCGGCTGGGTGGAGCTCGACTACGACGAGCGCGGCAACCTGTCGCGCCGCCGCTGGTCGGACGGCTCGTCGCAGTCCATCGCGCTCGACCCGGCGGGCCGCCTGGCGTCGATGGAGCTGGTGGATGCCGCCGGGCACCGCGACTCCCTGTCGTACGAGTGGGACGGCCGCGACGACCTGGTGGCGCTCGTCGCCGAGCGTTGGGGTGCCCCCGGGCAGTCCGGCCGCTTCGAGCTCTCCTACGACGCCGCAGGTCGTCTCACGTCCGTCTCGCGCGACGGCGAGGAGCTGGAGCGCTACGCCTACGACGGCCGCGGCAACAGGGTCTCCTCGCCCGGCGCCTCGTATGTCTACGACGCCGCCGACAGGCTCGTGGAGCTGCGCGGCGAGGGCGGGACGACGTGCTACGCCTACGACGGGGCGGGCTGCCTCGCGTCCGTCGAGGGGCCGGCCGGCGCGTCCCTGCTCTCGCTGGATGATGCGGGCGCGCCGCTCTCGACGGAGTGGGCCGGCGGCGGCCGCCGCCGGCACCTGCGCGACCCGCTCGGCCGCCCGCGCGGCGTCGAAGGGCTCTCGGCGGACCTGCACGACCCGTCGGTGCCCCTCCACTCGCTCGTGCGCAGGCGCACGGGGGCGGGGGAGCGCGTCTACCTGCAGACGCCGGCCGGCTGCGTCGGCGCCGTCGACCCCGCCGGCGGCGCCCTCGAGCCGGTCATGTGCGACCTGCTCGGCCAGGCGCTGCGCGTCTGCCGCGGCGGGGAGTTCGGCGCCGCGCTGGGCTCGATGCCCTTCGGCGTGCCGTTGGCGTCCGACCCGCTCGTGCCCTTCGGCGCGTTCGGCTACGTGGCCGACCCGGCCACGGGCCTGCTCGCCTCGCCCACGCGCCTCTACGACCCCGGCCTCGGGCGCTTCCTGTCGCCCGACCCCGTGGGAGGAGCGCCCGACAGGCCCCACACGCTCAACCGCTACGCCTACTCCGCGTCCAACCCCACGCGCTACTTTGACCCAACGGGAGGGTTCATAAACCTGGCGGCTGGTGCTGCCTTTGCTGTAGGTGGAGCCTTGGTGAACGGAGCAATCGAGCTTGGTAGAGAAACGCTGATCGAGCATAAGTCCCCGGACTGGGGGAAGGTGGGAGGAAAGGCGCTGGAGGGAGTTGCCATTGGTGGTGTCGCCGGCCTCACCTGCGGGGCGTCCCTCGGCGTGAGTGTCGCCGCAAACTTTGGGGCAGGGGTCTTGACCGATGTTGCTGACCAGGCCTTGGTCGAGGGCACCGCGCAGGGGCGCTCACCTTACGAGATTACTGCACATGCCTTAATAGCAGGTGGTACGAATGCCCTTTCTAACGGGCCGGCTCTTCCTGTTGACAAGTGGCTCTCGGCTCCTGTGAGTGAGACGTTGACTAACAAGATTGTAGGCGAGGAAGTCTTCAAGGATATCGACAAGGATCTTGTGATGAGCGCGACGACACGGGGGCAGTGGCGCGACCTCCTTGGCTATGGCACCCTAGAAGAGGCCCTCTCATTCATCTCGTCTGGGGGGATGTCATTAGCGGCAGACCAGACTGGCATGACGTCCAAACTTGCCAATGGGCTAGCCGTCCTCTCCAATTGGCTTGAGCGCTATTCGAGGTACGCAGTAGTGGCGTGCGCCCAAGGGGGTCGGTAGCGTGGACTACCCAATCCTCTCGCGCGTCGTTGGAGCGCTGGTTACCGTTGCGCTAATGGTTCTGCTCTTTCGTCGCATGGGGAAGCAGTCCCAGGAGAGGCGCGCCGCTTTGCCGGTGGAGGGTGCCGTTTCCTGCGGCCTTCCTCCTGCGCTCTGGAGGTTCTTCCTCGTGGCCGCCCTCATCCTGCTTGCCCTCGTCGGCATGCTCGGCTTCATCGGGCCCGCGCTCACAGGTGGTGACCCCCTTGACCAGCTGCCCGCCAAGCTCGGCTTCCTCGCGGCGGCCGCCCTCTCCGCCCTCGCGAGCGCGCACTACCGCACGTGGCGCCTCACGGCCGACGGGGAGGGCCTGCACCTCAGGCGCCTGCTGCTGCCGAGCCTCGACGTCCCCTGGGGAAGGCTCGACTCGTTCGCGTTCTCGAACGACGGCCAGGGGGCCTACATCGTCTCTGACGGGAGAAAACGTGCCTCGTTCCCCGTGGTGTACCTGGCGTATGGAGATGGCTCGGCTCGACTTGGCGAGGTGGTGCGCTCTCATGGGGTCCCTACGGAATTGGAGCGCGACCTGCCGGAGGGGGTGCCGGGCCCGCACGGGCTCGAGCGTCGGCAGTCCTTCGACGACCGGATGAGGGCGCTTCCCGTGTGGGAGCAGCTCCTCCTCGCGCTGGCGTTCATCCTCGTGTTCTCTGTTGTATTCTTTCTGATCGTCGTGCTGCTCATGGGGTAGGCGCTATCGGCGAGGACATCTCCGTGGTCTCCGGGACGGAGCGAGGATGGGCGCCCTGGGGCGGCTCCGGGGGTTGCCGAGTGGCAAAGGCGAGGCGGCTCGCCTCATGACCAAGGAAGGACGGACGACATGGCATGCAGATGCTCTGACATCGGGAACGTCAACGCGGACCTTAACACGCTCGCGCGGGCCGAGGGGAGGCTCGCCGGGCTCGACACCGCCGCCTCGGGCATAGAGGGGGCGACGAGGAGCCTCGCGAGCGCGGTCGGCACGGCCGTGGAGGTCTCCGTGGCGAGCGTCACGAGCGACCTCTACTCCAAGGGCGTGCGCGACGCGCGGAGCAAGATCGCGTCCGACATCCGCGCCAAGCGGGCGGACCTGCAGTCCACGCTCAAGGCGTACCAGGAGGAGGACAGGGCCTACCACGCCGAGCAGGACAGGAAGGAAGCGGAGGAGCGGCAGAGGGAGCAGGAAGCGAGCAGCAAGTAGCTTGTCCTGCATCCCGGCAGTCGGGGAAGCGGAGGATCGGATATGGCGGGAAAGACGATAGTGGTCGACCACGGGGCCCTGAGCGCGGCCTCGCACAAGCTGGGCACGCTGGCGGATGGCATGGACGGCCAGGCCACGTCCCTGAGCGACGCCTCGAGCGCGCTGCTCGGCGCGTGGGAGGGGGACGGCCGCGGCGTCTTCTCGGCCGCCTCGGGAACCCTCGTGAGGTTCACGCAGGCGGCCGCGCGGATCCTCAGGGCGGAGTCGGGGTCGATCGCAAAGTCGAACGAGACGTACAAAGAGGCGGACGACAAGGCGGCAAGCTCCATGGAGTCCGAGTAGCCGCGCAGCTCGGGCGGAGGCGAGAGGCCCACGCCGGCGGAGCAGGAACCAGCCCAGGGAACGGTCACCACGAAGCGCAAGGAGACGTGCATGAGCATCAAGCTGACCATAGGCGAGTGCGAGAGCGCCGCGAGCAAGTACCACAGCGTCGCCCGGGAGGTCGGCAACCAGAAGGCCGGCCTCACCAGCACGAGCGGTAGCGTCAAGGACGCGTGGAGGGGTGGCGCCGCGGAGGAGTGGGCACACCGCATCGACATCGTCGCCAACCAGGTCGAGCAGGGCGTGGCCGACGATATCTCCTCGGTGGGGGACCTGCTCGACGACGTCGCGCAGGACGCCAGGACGCTGCGCGGCAAGGCCGAGGCGCTCCCCGCCTCCCTGGGTGGCTCGGGGGACTCCGGCGGCGCCAGGCTCGTGCTCGACGACGGTGCCGCCGGCGGCGTGAGGGGCGACGTGACGGCCCTTGGGGAGGCGCTGGACAGGGTGGAGCCAGCGATCGCGGACATACGCGGCATCCTCTCTCAGCTCAGGACCTGCTCCCTCGGCGTGGACGACGCCGCGGAGGCCGCGGTCAAGGACGCCAAGGGAAAGCTCGAGACGTTCTCGGGGGACTGGGACGCCTACCTCAGCGGCGTGTCTTCCCTCGTGGACAAGATCACCTCGGGCATGGCCAAGCTCGACCCGAACGAGCCGGCGATGAGGGAGAACGCCACGGCCAAGGCCGTCGCGAACTACGCCAAGTCCGCGGGGGCGGCAGCGGCCCTGCGCGGCCTCGCCACTAACAGCTGCGCCTACGGCGGCGACCCCGTCAACATGGTCACGGGCAACTTCATCTACCCGGAGCTCGACCTCAGGTTGGGTGGGACGCCGGGCGCCTCGGTGGAGAGGATGTACAACTCGGACTCCCCCGAGGTGGGCCTCTTCGGCCTCGGCTGGTCGAGCACGCTCGACGAGCGCCTGGCGTTCGACGGCGCCCTCGTCACCCACCTGCGCCCTGACGGCAGGCGGCGCGCCTTCGCGCCCGCCGGTGACGGCGACGTGTGGAAGACGGTCGACGAGGCGGAGGAGACCATCACGCGGGAGGGCGACTCCTACGTCCTCGAGCGCCCGGACGGCACGAGCCGGGCCTTCGACGGGGACGGCAGGCTCGTCGAGGTGCGCGACCCCTTGGGCGTCACCGCCGTCGTGCGTCGCGACGGGGCCGGGCTCCCCGTCCGCCTCGAGACCGGTGGCGGCGGCAGGCACGTCGACGTCACCTACGCCGGGACGCGCGTCGCGCTCGTCCGCGACCACGCCGGTCGCGAGGTGAGCTATGCCTACGAGGGCGACCTCCTGGCGTCCGTCACCAAGCCGGATGGTGCCACCTGGGGCTATGCCTACGACGGGAAGGGCCGCCTGTGCGGCGTCGTCGACCCGGCGGGCAGGTGGAGGCTCAGGCAGTCCTACGACGCCCACGGCCGCGTCTCGCGCCAGCGGATGGCGGGGGAGGGCGAGGACGTCTTCTCGTACGCCACCGGCAGCACGGCGCACGAGTCGGCACGCTCCGGGCGCGAGGCGTTCGTCCAGGACGAGCAGGGCAGGACCACGGAGGTCAGGAGGGGTACCGTCTCCGAGCGCTACACCTACACGGAGCGGAACCTCTGGGAGGGCCGCCTGGACGGCGCGGGCGCCCGCACGCGCTGGGGCTACGACGCCGCGGGCGACGTGAGCAGGATGGAGCTCCCGAGCGGGGCCGGCGTGGACATCGAGAGGGACGGCCGCAGGGTCAGCGGGGTGACGGTCGCCGGAAGGCGCTTCCTCTCGGTCTCATACGAGGACGGGCTCCCCACCTCGGTGACGGACGGGGAGGGCAACGCGTTTGCGGTCTCCTGGGACGAGGATGGGGGCGGCCTCTCCGTGGTCGACCCGGATGGCACCCGGACGTCCATCGCCCTCAACGCCTCGCGCGAGCCCGTGTCGCTCCAGGTGCCCGGCGAGGGGGAGACGAGGGTCGAGCGCGACCCCCTCGGGAGGCCCACCCGCGTCGTCACGCCGTCCGGGACGGTCCGCTATGGCTGGGACGCGGAGGGCAGGCTCACGTCCGAGCAGGCCGAGGGCGAGGACCCGCGGACCTATGCCTACGACGCCCGGGGCGACCTCGCCCGTGTGACCGAGGGGGAGCATCGGCTGAGCGTCGAGCGGGACGAGGCCGGGCGCGTCGTCAGGGCGGAGCTCGACGACGGGCAGTGGATGAGCGCCGCCTACGACGAGGCGGGGCGCATGACGTCCTGCGAGGACTCCCACGGCCGCACGCTGGCGTGCGAGTACGACGAGGCGGGGCGCCTGCGCCGCGCCACCGACGCGGCGGGCTCCTGGGTCGAATGGTCCTACGACAAGGCGGGCAGGCCGGTGCGCTCGCGTGCTTCCTCTGGTGCGGAGTCGACGGTCGCGTACGGCTTCGATGGCCGCGTGAGGTCCGTCTCTGACAATCGTACGGGCGGATTTAGCATTGCCCGCGACGCGCTCGGGAGGGCCATCGCCTCCTTCGACGGGGAGGGCCTCCTGTTCGAGGCCAGGCGCGATACCCGAGGTGCCATTACCTCCACCAAGAACGCCGTGGGAGAGACGGCGCACTTCGAGCGGGACTGGGCGGGCAGGATCGTGCGCGTGGCGGCCGACGGCGTGAGCGCCTCCGTCTCGCGTGACGCCGCGGGGCGCACGAGCGCCGTCTCCGTCTCGGAGGGAGGGGGAGGGCCCGCCCTCCTCGAGGAGCGCCGCACGTACACCAAGGGTGGCCGGCTGAGCCGCATCGAGGGGCCCCTCGGGACGGAGTCCTTCACGTGGGCACGGGACGGGAGCCTGCGCTCGCACGAGGACGCCCTGGGCACCACCACGTCGCAGGTGGGCACGGACGGCCGGAGCATGCGCGTCACCAGGCCGGACGGAAGCGTCTGGGAGGGCTCGCTCTCCCACGACATGCGACGCGCCACGGTGAGCGACGGCGGCGCGTCGGTGGCGGTCAGCTTCGACGGGCTGGGGCACCCCGTCCGTGCCGACATGGGCGACGGCACGGCCGTCGACTACGAGTACGACGGGGCGGGGAGGCTGCTCTCGGTGGCCCACTCGCGGGCACCCAAGGTCACCTACGCCTACGACAGGGCCGACAGGGTCTCGGGTATCACGCAGGGCGATATGGGCGTCCGCTATGCCTACGACGACGCCGGGAGGATCGCGCGCAGGGAGTTCTCGGATGGCACGAGCGTCTCCTACGCCTATGACGGGCGGGGCAACCTGGCCTCGCTCGTGGCGAGGGACGCCGACGGGTACGATGCCCTGTCCGAGGGCTACTCCTACGACCGCCTCGGCAGGAGGGTGGCGCGGACGGTCACCCGCGACGGCGCGACGAGCGAGTTCGCCTACTCGTACGCCTACTCGTACGACGGGGCGGGCAGGCTCCTTTCCGTGTCGGAGGACGGCAGGGAGCGGGACGCCTGGGACTACGACGCCCTGGGCAACGTGCTCCGCGCGAGCACGCCGCGCGGTACCACCACCTACGCCTACGACGCGGCCGGCAGGATGGCGAGCTCCGAGGGGCCGGAGGGCACCAGGCGCTACGAGTGGGACGCGCGCTCGCGCCTCTCGCGCGTGACCGACGGCGAGGGCGCCCCCGTCCTCGAGCTCTCGTGGGACGCGGCCGACAGGCTCGTCTCCTCCACGAACGAGCGAGGCACCACCACCTACGGCTACGACGCGCTCGGCAACCGCGTCTGCCAGGAGGGGCCCGACGGCAGCTTCGGCTGGGCGATAGACCCCCTCCGCGCGACGCGCAACACCCTGGGCTGGGGACGCGAGGGCGACCTGCGGCCCGCCCTCGCGGACGGGGCGATGCCCCTGTGGTCGAGCGGCACCTGCCTCGTGAGCGACGCCAACGGCACGCCGCTGGCGACCACGTCGGACCTCGCCACGACGCTCCTGGAGGACCCCTTCGGGCAGGGCGGCTGGGACGGCCTCGCATTCGGCTATGCGGGGTACACGCCCGACCCGGCGACGGGGCTGCTCCACGCGCGCCTGCGCGACTACGACCCCTCCGCCCGGAGGTTCTGCTCGCCCGACCCGAGGCGGGGCTACATGGCCTCCCCCCGCACCCTCAACCGCTGGGCGTGCTGCTTCGGCGACCCCGTGAACCTCGTGGACGTCGACGGCGGCTGGCCGGACGTGGGCAAGTGGTTCAGCGACCGGGCGCACGACGCGCAGGAGTTCTGGGACAAGCAGGTTTATGGCATCGATCGGACGCTCAAGAAAGAGGAAGTGGATATTGACGGCGTCAAGGTCGGTGGGGAGACCTATCGGCACACAGGGGGCGGAATAATTGTAGTGCAGCGGAATGCAGACAATGAGACCACTGGAGTGAACCTGAACCTCCCATCAATCTCTATACCAGGTACAAAGATCAAGGTCTCGACGAGTGCGTCATTGCGCTGGGGGGAGAAGTGGGGAATTTCAGATTCCGTTAACTATACAAATGGTGATGGCCCCACGTCTTCATATGGATGGGAAGTTTCCCACTCCGGCGTAGGGGTAAAGCACTCGGTTTCCTCCAAGCTTCCGAATATCATTGGCACGACGATTGGGACGAGGGCTAGCGTTGGCAAGGGTTTCAGCTGGCCGCAGATCGGCTACGCGGCCGCTCTGGTCGGCATGACGGTCCTGGTCATCGTGGCGGTTGCCGACAATGCAGTGGGCGTCGAGGGGGTCGACGAGGCTCCTGCGGCAGCCGGTTGGGCCTACGTCCTACGGCAGCTCCTGTCGGCGCCGGCCTTCGCTGCCGCATGCGCGGGGTAGGCTGTGCCCTGCCATCGTGTTGGAATGCCGGACGGCCTCAGGACGTATCCTCTGTGTCGTGTGCGCCGTGCCTGAGAGGAGGATCCCATGAGGGGACGTATGCAGATGAGTGGCAGAGAGAGGCAGGGGTCCGCGACGGTCACGCGGCGCCGGCTGCGCAAGGCCCTCGTCGCCGCGGCCGTGGTCGCC contains:
- a CDS encoding DUF6531 domain-containing protein, giving the protein MSIKLTIGECESAASKYHSVAREVGNQKAGLTSTSGSVKDAWRGGAAEEWAHRIDIVANQVEQGVADDISSVGDLLDDVAQDARTLRGKAEALPASLGGSGDSGGARLVLDDGAAGGVRGDVTALGEALDRVEPAIADIRGILSQLRTCSLGVDDAAEAAVKDAKGKLETFSGDWDAYLSGVSSLVDKITSGMAKLDPNEPAMRENATAKAVANYAKSAGAAAALRGLATNSCAYGGDPVNMVTGNFIYPELDLRLGGTPGASVERMYNSDSPEVGLFGLGWSSTLDERLAFDGALVTHLRPDGRRRAFAPAGDGDVWKTVDEAEETITREGDSYVLERPDGTSRAFDGDGRLVEVRDPLGVTAVVRRDGAGLPVRLETGGGGRHVDVTYAGTRVALVRDHAGREVSYAYEGDLLASVTKPDGATWGYAYDGKGRLCGVVDPAGRWRLRQSYDAHGRVSRQRMAGEGEDVFSYATGSTAHESARSGREAFVQDEQGRTTEVRRGTVSERYTYTERNLWEGRLDGAGARTRWGYDAAGDVSRMELPSGAGVDIERDGRRVSGVTVAGRRFLSVSYEDGLPTSVTDGEGNAFAVSWDEDGGGLSVVDPDGTRTSIALNASREPVSLQVPGEGETRVERDPLGRPTRVVTPSGTVRYGWDAEGRLTSEQAEGEDPRTYAYDARGDLARVTEGEHRLSVERDEAGRVVRAELDDGQWMSAAYDEAGRMTSCEDSHGRTLACEYDEAGRLRRATDAAGSWVEWSYDKAGRPVRSRASSGAESTVAYGFDGRVRSVSDNRTGGFSIARDALGRAIASFDGEGLLFEARRDTRGAITSTKNAVGETAHFERDWAGRIVRVAADGVSASVSRDAAGRTSAVSVSEGGGGPALLEERRTYTKGGRLSRIEGPLGTESFTWARDGSLRSHEDALGTTTSQVGTDGRSMRVTRPDGSVWEGSLSHDMRRATVSDGGASVAVSFDGLGHPVRADMGDGTAVDYEYDGAGRLLSVAHSRAPKVTYAYDRADRVSGITQGDMGVRYAYDDAGRIARREFSDGTSVSYAYDGRGNLASLVARDADGYDALSEGYSYDRLGRRVARTVTRDGATSEFAYSYAYSYDGAGRLLSVSEDGRERDAWDYDALGNVLRASTPRGTTTYAYDAAGRMASSEGPEGTRRYEWDARSRLSRVTDGEGAPVLELSWDAADRLVSSTNERGTTTYGYDALGNRVCQEGPDGSFGWAIDPLRATRNTLGWGREGDLRPALADGAMPLWSSGTCLVSDANGTPLATTSDLATTLLEDPFGQGGWDGLAFGYAGYTPDPATGLLHARLRDYDPSARRFCSPDPRRGYMASPRTLNRWACCFGDPVNLVDVDGGWPDVGKWFSDRAHDAQEFWDKQVYGIDRTLKKEEVDIDGVKVGGETYRHTGGGIIVVQRNADNETTGVNLNLPSISIPGTKIKVSTSASLRWGEKWGISDSVNYTNGDGPTSSYGWEVSHSGVGVKHSVSSKLPNIIGTTIGTRASVGKGFSWPQIGYAAALVGMTVLVIVAVADNAVGVEGVDEAPAAAGWAYVLRQLLSAPAFAAACAG
- a CDS encoding WXG100 family type VII secretion target, encoding MAGKTIVVDHGALSAASHKLGTLADGMDGQATSLSDASSALLGAWEGDGRGVFSAASGTLVRFTQAAARILRAESGSIAKSNETYKEADDKAASSMESE
- a CDS encoding RHS repeat-associated core domain-containing protein gives rise to the protein MGIEIRPNAVMGQIDGKDKGIGDLCEEAKSRVEAINGLVGDDGLSGAGYAAAKKRFAAYASVLTALSTAAARVSQIDTQVSGALSGFFGGVDKVSEDEWKQKQDAANSAIEKLDSDHSQAASSDEGCSDEQEASYKSDRAEQEQAASEAGAMLSRIYQYCEQTNGIYGDVDLSDLIDTAQKAMGAISAAGWNSETNSWGELDDSTFADLDKKTAKVAETIANSASDGQQGSDENTEYGGDPVSLVNGNFTWARGYFLYGGRPALTLTYNSLRREAGALGPGWRHSLEASLEDGPDGITVTWGDGSTERFVAISEGVWSESRGRDEYMSRFGKGWRLEDRRGEQWYFDEHGGLGSIVDAFGRATTLERDPEGRVRRAIVRELTLSFSYGDEGRLESVSDDTGRSVSLSYDAGGMLAGIVDETGAAIAFSNEGDLLAELRDEEGRLICSNAYDQDGRVLSQLLPGGEVSYRWDGDTVEVTERDGSVTLHRSDSAGRSTLSVNELGLARARSYDARDYLTGLRAPSGASWSWSRDRSGRATSLRDPTGREARTMWDDGMLPRSVEVDGNVTLRSTSDERGLPVQVSDGSGSTMGLRWDAMRRLVRVTFADGSSQSWDYAGSSRLPARFVDEGGHVTRYEWDAWGNLASVTRPNGSTERWRWDARCRLMAHEPLGGGTETWERDASGRAVAHTDALGQRTCARRDAAGRVSSETEPDGSEVRWEYGPRGELLSLTWPDGGKTSFGYDAAMRLAALTLPSGERTGLSLDADDNIVGIEGPAGTNAYTWDAAGRLTSAQGPRDGEERSYDAQGRLSERRFADGSSVRYEYDAAGRQARLIVNDDYTIDFAYDGRGRLVSREDSLGRGYRWRLDAAGNRVSEDGIDGELRFSYGTDGTFSAVTDAAGNRTASVLDPAGEAAEVLRPGNAGPARYVRDSLGRITSIEDPTGRVSRFEYDAAGNVCRRDDGGVVHEWAYDAMGRAVADRGPAGEHRYAYDGAGNLVEAADGSGTSRIEVDAAGRPTAVRHPDGVHLGWAYDERGNRALLDVDGTEIRYHHDGLGRLARVEAGGGWVELDYDERGNLSRRRWSDGSSQSIALDPAGRLASMELVDAAGHRDSLSYEWDGRDDLVALVAERWGAPGQSGRFELSYDAAGRLTSVSRDGEELERYAYDGRGNRVSSPGASYVYDAADRLVELRGEGGTTCYAYDGAGCLASVEGPAGASLLSLDDAGAPLSTEWAGGGRRRHLRDPLGRPRGVEGLSADLHDPSVPLHSLVRRRTGAGERVYLQTPAGCVGAVDPAGGALEPVMCDLLGQALRVCRGGEFGAALGSMPFGVPLASDPLVPFGAFGYVADPATGLLASPTRLYDPGLGRFLSPDPVGGAPDRPHTLNRYAYSASNPTRYFDPTGGFINLAAGAAFAVGGALVNGAIELGRETLIEHKSPDWGKVGGKALEGVAIGGVAGLTCGASLGVSVAANFGAGVLTDVADQALVEGTAQGRSPYEITAHALIAGGTNALSNGPALPVDKWLSAPVSETLTNKIVGEEVFKDIDKDLVMSATTRGQWRDLLGYGTLEEALSFISSGGMSLAADQTGMTSKLANGLAVLSNWLERYSRYAVVACAQGGR